The window TAAAAAGGGACAAcaccaatgaaaaaaaaatgtatgaaATCAAGCAAGAATGGCATCACTCGATGCAGTTGATTCTTCACAAGATCTTCTTGATGCTCAAGCTCATGTTTGGAACCACATTTTGAGCTACATAAACTCCATGGCTCTAAGAGCTGCAGTTGAGCTACAGATACCCGACGCCATCCACAAACATGGCAAACCTATCACAATTTCTCAACTAGCCGAAGCCCTCTGCATCAACACCGCAAAAACTAATGGCCTCTATCGCCTCATGCGAATTCTAGTCCACTCCAACTTCTTCGACAAGGTCATCATCTCCGAGcaagaggagagagaagaaacTTATTCTCTCACTAGGGCTTCACGTCTCTTGATAAGAGATGAACCACTGAGCCTTGTGCCTTTTGCACTTATCCACACCGACCCGCTCCACATTGTCCCGTTCCATCATATGAGTGAATGGTTTCGAGACGAATGTCCCTCTCCATTTTTCACCAAAAACGGGATGGATCTTTGGACGTTTGCAGTCGAAGATGAGAAATTGAATCAAGGGTTTAATGAGGCCATGGCTTCTGATGCACGTTTTGTGGGAAGCATACTTGTTAGAGAATGCAAGCATGTTTTTGAGGGTTTGAAGACGATGGTGGATGTCGCAGGAGGCACAGGGGAGGTGGCCAAGGCCGTGGCTGGTGCGTTTCCCGGGCTAAAATGTGTCGTGCTTGACCAGCCACATGTTGTTTCTGGCTTGGAAGGATCTGAGAATGTGAGGTTTGTTGGTGGAGACATGTTTGAGTTCATTCCTCCCGCGGATGCAGTTTTCCTCAAGGTATCAACTTTTCGACcttaaaaaatagactagtcTTTTGGGATAAGTTCTGTTCAAATTCCATTAATGAGAATGCAACTCTATCATTGACACAGTGGATATTGCACGACTGGGGCTACGAAGATTGCGTAAAAATACTGAGAAAATGCAAAGAAGCAATAGCTGAGAGTAAATTCAATGGTAAAAAGGTGATTATTGTGGACATGGTTGTGGATGAGGAGAAGCAAGCTCATCTGTTCATGGATTTGCTTATGATGGCTATGTGTCCAGGAAAAGAAAGATCGGAGAAGGAACTGGGAAAGCTCTTTGCTGCAGCTGgcttcaaaaattataaaataactcCTGCTTTAGGAGTGAGATCTATAATTGAGGTGTTTCCGTGATGATAGGAATCTATAGGATTAATAAAACCAATGGTGTTAAGGAAAGTATCAATGTGGTCTCAATTCTCTCCTTATACCGATTTGagataattattttagtattctATTTATGTTGACAATACCTTCTCTCAAACCATTCAAAGGAAACTTTGAAGGGATTTgacttttttctctaattgacatgaaaagataataaaatagaaaattatattattttcgaTTTAGATCATGTGTCAATTAACGTGGGACaagtataaaatgaaaatatgatacGTTTATTATTCCACatattgcattattatttagttgcaTTATTTAGTTAGATATTTAGGGATTGCATatctttttcatatcttttgtcttgCTCATTAAGTTAGTATCCCTATTATAAATATGGCTATTGTTATTCTCATTATTCAATCAATGAAGTCATAATTATCTATCGTTTATCTTTATTTAGTTTTCCGTTTAGAATCCTATCGATTGTCGACAGAGCAAAGTTTCTCTGCGACTTTCTTTAGCTTCTTCACTTGATAAAGGTTCTTCCCTTATCAAAATATGTCACTTAAAGTGTGAAGAAATGAAGTAACATGATGTAGCTACGTAAAAAATGCTGAAGAAGCAAAACAAATCGTAAATTGTAATCGAATGGAATAAAATGGATTCACTACAAGAAAAACAGGCATTCCCGAGCACCAAGTGCTCGGAAATATAAGGCAAAATGCTCGGAAAATCTAGATATACCGAGCACTTTCCTAGCACCGAGAGTGCTCGGTTTTCGCTTCGTCGGAGTTTTTATACGAGCACCTTAGAGTGCTCGAACATCCGAGCACCCGATTGTGCTCGAAAAATGCCAAGCACATACGCAggtgctcgtaatattccgagcacttagagcatccccatccgtgctcttagctaagagcacggaagtgggcccaga is drawn from Salvia hispanica cultivar TCC Black 2014 chromosome 6, UniMelb_Shisp_WGS_1.0, whole genome shotgun sequence and contains these coding sequences:
- the LOC125191827 gene encoding 8-hydroxyquercetin 8-O-methyltransferase-like yields the protein MASLDAVDSSQDLLDAQAHVWNHILSYINSMALRAAVELQIPDAIHKHGKPITISQLAEALCINTAKTNGLYRLMRILVHSNFFDKVIISEQEEREETYSLTRASRLLIRDEPLSLVPFALIHTDPLHIVPFHHMSEWFRDECPSPFFTKNGMDLWTFAVEDEKLNQGFNEAMASDARFVGSILVRECKHVFEGLKTMVDVAGGTGEVAKAVAGAFPGLKCVVLDQPHVVSGLEGSENVRFVGGDMFEFIPPADAVFLKWILHDWGYEDCVKILRKCKEAIAESKFNGKKVIIVDMVVDEEKQAHLFMDLLMMAMCPGKERSEKELGKLFAAAGFKNYKITPALGVRSIIEVFP